From one Eucalyptus grandis isolate ANBG69807.140 chromosome 9, ASM1654582v1, whole genome shotgun sequence genomic stretch:
- the LOC104418168 gene encoding monooxygenase 2, translating to MEEVVIVGAGIAGLGTAVALKKVGVRALILEKSKELRTTGAALGLFASAWVALDTLGVSDKLAALSAPLERGYITDVRTKSIQEVHYPPSSRNGALPRGVHRKVLLEVLAEELPPNSIRFSSRITSIETQVEHGLSICIVTLDNGTIIKSKVVIGCDGIHSIIARWLGLAPPVSSGRSGVRGLSVFPKGHGFHHSHALHQFVDVGKRAAFFSLNDKEVYWYFGATCTPKGMEKEEDPEVIQREVMEDLAKDFPPVYLDIVKHSDLSSLTWAPLMFRYPWDILFGNLARSNVTLAGDAMHPMTPDLGQGGCSALEDAVVLGRHLGDSISKHGKLMTQYVGVAIERYAKERRLRAATLVTVSYLSGRVQQDGSSRLMRFLRHVFYGLLFARVVKGLTRYDCGKLPRVSSLPSCESDSSI from the exons ATGGAGGAGGTGGTGATAGTGGGTGCCGGCATCGCGGGTTTGGGAACCGCAGTGGCCCTTAAGAAGGTCGGTGTCCGAGCCCTCATCCTCGAGAAATCGAAGGAGCTTCGAACGACTGGCGCGGCTCTGGGTCTCTTCGCTAGTGCGTGGGTTGCGCTCGACACGCTCGGGGTTTCGGACAAGCTCGCAGCCCTTTCCGCTCCTTTAGAAAG GGGATACATAACTGATGTCAGGACTAAATCAATTCAAGAAGTGCATTATCCTCCAAGTAGCAG GAACGGAGCCCTACCAAGAGGGGTCCACCGAAAAGTTTTGTTGGAGGTTCTGGCGGAGGAGCTTCCTCCAAATAGCATTCGATTCTCTTCCAGGATAACTTCCATTGAAACTCAAGTAGAACACGGCTTGTCCATTTGTATTGTCACGCTCGATAATGGGACCATCATAAAGTCTAAG GTTGTTATAGGATGCGATGGCATACACTCTATCATTGCCCGTTGGCTTGGACTTGCCCCGCCAGTCTCTTCAGGCCGATCGGGAGTGCGTGGGTTGTCCGTATTCCCAAAAGGTCACGGTTTTCACCACAGCCACGCACTTCATCAATTTGTGGATGTGGGTAAGAGGGCagcttttttttctctcaatgaTAAGGAAGTCTACTGGTATTTTGGGGCGACGTGTACTCCTAAAG gtatggagaaagaagaagatccagAAGTGATACAAAGGGAGGTGATGGAAGATCTGGCAAAGGACTTCCCACCTGTGTACCTCGATATCGTCAAGCACTCTGATCTTTCAAGTTTGACATGGGCCCCGCTAATGTTCCGATATCCTTGGGACATCTTGTTCGGAAACCTAGCCCGATCAAACGTCACGCTGGCTGGAGACGCTATGCACCCGATGACTCCCGATTTGGGCCAGGGTGGATGTTCGGCGCTCGAGGACGCAGTGGTATTGGGGAGGCACCTTGGGGACTCAATTTCCAAGCACGGGAAACTAATGACCCAATATGTCGGAGTTGCTATAGAGAGGTATGCAAAGGAGAGGAGATTGAGGGCGGCGACACTAGTAACAGTATCGTACCTGTCGGGACGGGTGCAACAAGATGGGTCTAGTCGATTAATGAGGTTCCTAAGACATGTATTCTATGGGCTCCTCTTTGCTAGAGTAGTGAAAGGTCTTACAAGATATGATTGTGGGAAGCTTCCTAGGGTCTCTTCATTGCCTTCATGTGAATCCGATAGCTCCATCTAG